A genomic stretch from Aedes albopictus strain Foshan chromosome 2, AalbF5, whole genome shotgun sequence includes:
- the LOC115265231 gene encoding uncharacterized protein LOC115265231, which translates to MIIARFTVFAFILAGCMVDLSVPSEDVAPLPEWIVLSGKTKLNIQILEPRGIQVWTRYKSKYLSFGVELYINPVETGESLLKCDLCRNVSQSVDGKFFIQDDQLQVKLGDMIKYRMVKVKAHEVKWSPWKHVFVDKKLFYDSEKYCASHCAHSAEIAKVRYLERYLETMLSTCEMTHTSEHLFFPMEQATLFVDNAERFIKTRLYSVDVLRPLVEHVENCYIASDGVGFQMRTVLEKFKVLEAGREQLGVVDFDEYFIVPGPSHADD; encoded by the exons ATGATCATTGCACGATTCACCGTTTTCGCGTTCATCCTAGCTGGTTGTATGGTTGATCTTTCAGTTCCGTCAGAAGATGTAGCACCGCTTCCCGAGTGGATCGTGTTGTCCGGAAAGACCAAGTTGAACATTCAAATTCTGGAACCCCGCGGAATACAGGTTTGGACCCGGTACAAGTCCAAATATTTGAGCTTTGGTGTGGAGTTGTACATTAATCCTGTTGAAACCGGTGAATCGCTGTTGAAGTGTGACTTGTGCCGGAATGTGAGCCAGTCTGTGGATGGCAAGTTCTTCATTCAGGATGATCAACTACAGGTGAAGTTGGGCGATATGATCAAGTATCGCATGGTGAAGGTAAAAGCACACGAAGTTAAGTGGTCACCCTGGAAGCATGTGTTTGTTGATA AAAAGTTGTTTTACGACTCCGAAAAATACTGCGCTTCGCATTGTGCACACTCTGCAGAAATCGCAAAGGTTCGATATCTGGAAAGATACTTGGAAACGATGCTGTCCACCTGCGAGATGACACACACTTCGGAACATTTATTTTTCCCCATGGAACAGGCAACATTGTTCGTCGATAACGCAGAGCGGTTCATCAAAACTCGGCTGTATTCGGTTGATGTGTTGAGGCCACTGGTTGAGCATGTTGAAAACTGCTACATAGCATCCGATGGAGTGGGCTTTCAAATGCGAACCGTTTTGGAAAAGTTCAAAGTTTTGGAAGCTGGTCGCGAGCAGCTCGGTGTGGTGGACTTTGACGAGTACTTTATTGTACCAGGACCCAGCCATGCTGATGATTAG